Within the Phaseolus vulgaris cultivar G19833 chromosome 9, P. vulgaris v2.0, whole genome shotgun sequence genome, the region TGTTTCGGGTTAGATTGTCTAGAATCACATTGaaacattagttaatgtgaTTGGGTAAATTTTTGCGTGTTTGGCTTCTCGTTGAGGAATTGATTCTGGGTCTAGGGTTTATTATGAGATGTTGCAAGCTGTTGGGTTGGAGAGAAATTTTGCACCAAGTTTCATTACCAGCTTGCTTTTTTAATTCAAACAACTAAACATTAATCTCTTCACAATCAATTTTAACCAAATTCAACTTCACCCAAAATCAATTTTGCCCTAAAATCATATCAATTTTAGTGAATTGGGGACTAAAAGCTGAATTTTGAGATATTTGTGGAactataaacatattttatcCTTTAAATTTTCTGTATGTGAAAAATCATAATTATGATTTTACTTTTACAAAAACTGCTTCTCTGTTACTTGTTAGTGTTTGCTTTGTTAACTTTATAAGAGTTAATTTTCCTTTGATCCTTTTCTGGCTATATTCTTCATGCATGTGTTCTTTGGTGATGGTCAGCGTGTGCTGTATATTGATATTGATGTTCACCATGGAGATGGGGTCGAGGAGGCATTTTACACTACTGATAGGGTCATGACAGTGTCATTTCACAAGTTTGGGGATTTTTTCCCTGGAACTGGGCACATGAAAGACACTGGGGTGGGTGCTGGAAAGAATTATTCTCTAAATGTCCCACTCAATGATGGATTGGATGATGAGACTTTCCGGGGTCTGTTTCGCCCCATCATTCAGAAAGTCATGGATGTTTATCAACCGGATGCAGTTGTTCTTCAGTGTGGTGCTGACTCCTTGTCTGGTGACCGGTTGGGTTGCTTCAACTTGACTGTGAAGGGTCATGCAGATTGCCTTCGTTTCCTTAGATCATTCAATGTTCCTCTAATGGTATTGGGTGGGGGAGGATATACAGTTCGGAATGTTGCTCGTTGTTGGTGTTATGAGGTCCCTTTCTGTACCCACTTGAATGGAATTGTAAATGGTTTTTGCTATGGCCTAATAATGATACTTATTTATTACCATTttgcactttctttgttgtagACTGCAGTGGCAGTAGGAGTGGAGCCTAATCCGAAGTTGCCTTACAatgaatattatgaatattttggTCCAGACTACACTCTTCATCTCGAGCCATCCAACATGGAAAACCTAAACTCACCCAGGGATCTGGAAAAAATTCGGTGAGTTTACATTAATTGCTTTTGCTCTTGCATCACTATTTATGATTCtgatttcaattttgttttttctttttgattGAGGAAAATATCTGGCCATGAATATTAGTTAATACTTGTGAATCTAATTAGTCAGATGCACTATATTTTTCAGTAGCTAAGTCACATCTTTTCTGCACATACGATGCTTCAACTTTCCAGAATCTTATAAATAATTGCATACGCCTGAATAAGTTATAGTTCAGACCTGGAAGATGGCCCTTTCCATTGTTGGATTGTTGTTCTAGACGTCAAATATCTAAAGCCACTGTAGCAAGTTGCCTCTCCTTTGTGCCTAGGCCTGTGAGGCTATTACTGAACTTGAGCAAGATTATAGCATCCATTTTCTCATGCATATAGTGACCATACAAGTCTGTCCGTGTTTTTATTTTGGGGGGGGTTGGTTAACATTGTGAAGTGGTTCCAAGTTACAATTTTAGATTATCATCTATGCCCAAATGCCTTTTCATGTCAACCAGCTGATCTGTCATGGAGCTTTCCACCTTTAGATTGCAATATATACTGAGTTTGTTATGGAAGTAGCTCACAGGCAATTGAGCAATAGCCAAGGTGAAAACCTGTTTCCCATCAATGGTTGGGGAGCCTGCTTCAAATCCCCTCCCTAGTAGTAGATGCTATCACCctagagattaaaaaaagaaattctaTTTTATCGTGTTTAAGTTTTAGCTAGATATGCACAATAAtagttaaattaaatgtttATGAGAGATTTCTTGTTTTTGCTAATCTAGCCATGTACTGCTTAGCATGTAGTGATTATTGCTTCCTTGGAGCTAAAATTGATTAAGCtattgttttaattgattttccAGAAATGCATTACTGGAACAACTTTCCAGGCTTCCCCATGCACCCAGTGTACCTTTTCAAACAACACCATCAATCATACAAGCTCCTGAAGAGGTTGTTACTCTAATTAGTTGTCCATATTGTTactcttcctttttcttctttcttgtttgattttaattagTAAATGGTTTTAGGAAGAGGAGCACATGGATATCAGATCAAAACGTCCCATATGGAGTGGTGAAGATTTTGATTCTGACAACGATGATGACATGGCTAGTTCAAAGAATTCTGTTTTAACTGCCCAAACGAGGTAAGGGTTGAATATAGTTTTAAAGCGAATAGTAAATCCATTTTGTTTATCACTCTTTATAATACGCGGGTAGGTATGTTATGGGTATGTGAGACTGTAACCTTAATGCTCTATGTAGCCTGAAGGCCCTGAACTCACTTTTGATTGAAGTTTTTCTCATTTTCACAACTCACTTTAGTCATATAGCAATGTGAAAAAGCTTCTATTTGATCTTCATGGGTACTCTGGTTATAAATAATCCTTGATGTATCTATGTATTAAAAGTCTTAAGTAACATCTTTATTATTTCATACTTAAGAATACCTAAAAGTACAACTTTCCATAATTTCGAACTTAATGATACCTGATACTTAAACCTAAGAGTACAACACAGAAAAGTCTTTTACTTTTGAACAAGAAACCTTTTCATTCAAATATTTATGTTCTACAATGAAGTTTCGGATAAAAAAATGCTTTTGaggatatttttttcaaatgtcCTTGGTAAGCACAATCAAACTTAGATAAAAAAGGATTCAAAGTTGAGTAAATTCTTTTAAGGTGTCCTTATTCTTCTAGGAGATCTAACATTAGAAGCTATTTCATTATAGATATCTTATGGCTTGAATACAAATCCTTGAGGTAAACACACAAAAGCTAGATAAAACAAGGATTTAAAGTTTGAGTCTTGATGTAAACTGATCCTTATTATAGGAAGGAGGTTCGAAGTGCTGTTCTAGTTTTTCTCATTAGATTGTTTGGGTAAAAGTTACAAAGACTCCTTCCATTTCTTGAAGAGAAAGTGCTCttatttttgaaatcatttaatTGAGAAATTAAGAATAGATTGGGATTAATTTAGATACTGAAAACCAAAACTAGCATTAGTTCATGTTAATTGTCTGCTCTCAGTGTCAACATACTTATTTTGATGGCGCCTATGAGAGAATATTGTCCATGTGTGGAAAGCCATGAATCAACCTCTATAAGTAATTCCAAAATTTGTTTCAAAAGTTTTTTCAGTAGTGTATAAGCATTCTTGATACTGTTAGTCTTATATGCATCTAATAATTTTTGACATCATATTTTGTTCCTAATTCTTTTTAATTCACCGTACTTCTCCTTTTAATTCATGTCTACAATAAACACTGACATTGTTCTTTGCTTTAACCTTGTGTATAAATCCTGAAATATTTTAACTTCGCTTTTTTTTAACCaatttcatttaatttcttGAGTTATGTGATGCTTCTTTCAAGTCATGGTTTTCGACAACTTTAAAGCCTTGTTTACGAAAAAGTAACGACTAACATTATTTATTAAGCAAGGATTAAGTAAGTTTTTGCTATCTTCAAAATTGACACTAAATTGAAACGAAAACAAATTACATGAATGGGAAGAGTATAGAATTTTTACTTTTAAGTAATAACATTTGTTACTATCAGTGTTTTTGTTATCCAGcatttataattattgtaaaaaaggTATAATCAGATTGAAAGTGCATGTTAATTAAAATGATGTAGTATATGCAGCAGCAGGTGTGGTGCAGATGTGATGGACGAAGATTAGAGCAGGAGGGGATGTGTGATACAATGATACTAATAGAAGAGAGTAAGTGTTAAATTAGTGGGAAGCTGATTGGTGTTTGAATCATATATCATATTACATATATTGTCTCCACTTGGTAGATGAAAATAGTTACATACAGAGTAGGAAGCAGTGTGCCAAATTATGGTTTGTAATGTCAGCTTTCCACTTTCTACAACATTCAAgcgatttttaaattttaaaaatagtatatataCACAATTCCCCTTTTTACccttaatgtttttttataactttatttatagTCTTAATATTTATTCTATTAGGTTTTTACTTCTATAtcaaaaattcatttttagtcatttttttaattacccAATCTCTAATTGGTGATTAACAAAGCTAAAATTTGCAAATTTGttcagttttaatattaatttaacaatattaaataatattagtttttaataaataatatttgtttctttttatattaataataaagaaatattatttttcttattttttcagaaatattatattaactaaaatttaagtaaaaagttaattttttataattaaatatttataaaaatatttttataaataagataaaaatttaatataatttaattaaaaatacaagaAGTTGAAcgttatttattaaattaaaaatatgatacaaataaatttttattcaaagTTTATAGGAATTATTTTATCAGGCAAACATTTATTTTAGAACTGGAGAAAATATGTGTTTAATATTCTTTCAACAATTATTCACACTCtttgaaaaaaaagtgtttttcaactTTTGTTGTCACTCTTTTTCGTTGTTTTGTTTTCAGCACTCAATACTAAATTAAGTTTCATAATTGGAACCACTCTTTCTTCACCAGTCAGTCACCAACAACATATGAAGCCatcaaaaacatttttctcttttatttactAAACAATAGACTATCAGGAAAACATATTTATTAACTATAATAGAGAAATAACATTGGTTTAGATTgatgaaacaaaataatttcaacaatgtcaataaaaaataatttcattgacatttataaaaaacttgtgcataacatataaaaaatcatGTCAATGTTGGTTCATAAAACGTTAACTAATATTGGTTGAAAAATAGCTGAATGAGGGTGGAATCCAATTTTGATCAACGTTagtttagattaaaaaaaaattgtatttgtcatcaataaaaatcacaaaaaaaatgttgtaaatCAATATTCTTATTAatgtttattgaaaaaaaaaaatcttagtgACGTGAGTTGAACAATAATTACATTCAATTCTAACCTCAAATAAATCTTTTATAATATCTATAGAAAAACTTTCTTTGAGAGCCAATGGTTCTTTGAGAACCATGTTGACAAAGTCACAGTCTTTGTTGACCTGATGGTATCTCTACTATAACTGAATTGACAATGCATTGATAGAGATGAGAAGAGAGTatgaagagaaaaacaaaaaaatttgaaacaaaaaaatGTATGAAAATGTTTAAATTCTTACATAGTGaaatattagttttataatttttagtaatcaaattacacttataaatttataaaactttaattaatattttaaaaaaatcattcaaataatatattttataaaaatgaattaacaTCTAAAATTTCTTTATCCAAATAGTTTAACACATTTGGAGAGAAATTTGATATATTGATACATTGTAATTCCAAGCTATTTTCACAATCAATTTATTTAGGTGAATATAATCAAACATTGTTATGTAGAAAATTGAATGTAGTAGTTTCAGGGAAATAAGGGAAATAATAATGCATAGAAAGTATTGAAACctccaacatatttttttttaagtgaatttAGTGATTTAATTCTCTTAAGAAGAatcaaattttttgaaaacagGTAAATATAAACGGTCATATTTTAGTTTGTTATAAAACCTTGAattgtatattttttgttttataaatcctcgtcttcttcttccttaaGTCAAAGAATGGTGAGAACGATGAGAATGAATGATGAAGATTTGCTTACATTGTCCCTCTCATCTAATAGTCGAAAGAGATCGACAACACCCTCTCTTCCAACAATGCAAATTTTGATGAGGCACCATGCACACCCTCCAACACTAATAATATCAACAACACCATACCAGCAAACTCAAATTCCCAACTCCGCCGTCGCCGCTCCGCGTCCGAAGAGAAGAGAGAAACCATTCCTCCTCCACCGTACAGAACTTCAGCTACCTTATAGAGAACAAGATCCTTACGATCAAGGGTAAGGTGGAGTACAAGAGCTGCAAGAAGAAATTTGAGATGGTTCTTGATGTGAGGAACAATCTGTCACAATTGCTGAACTTCATTGATaaggaaaaagaagaatatGCACGAAAGGGCACCAAAGGTTTGCGGGGAAGACAACAACATTTGAtaacatttaatattaaaagAGTATAATATTTGTAacaatttattattgttattgtgaaccaaacttttacaagcctttaaaaattcattttgtGATAAGAAATActttattaatttgatttaagaatttttttaatcatgcaACCTCCGCttttattttagtaaatatCCTTTACATAGTAAAATAATCTAATAATATGGAAGAAAAATACTACAAACATTTTAactcacatttacaaatgcggcttttaccaaaaccgcatttgtaaatcttgttttttgatttacaaatgcggctatggtaaataaccgcatttgtaaatagtgtttttttttaaagtgcaaTTTGTATTGCCCTtaaaccatataaattaacctgcataatgatcaaacccaaccagacaaatacaaaaatatagagataaattgagagaatcaaaatgtacatttacaagtaatcaaattacataataaaaccTACACTAGTGATTAactatgctagagttataaaaatttatgaaatatgtggaccaagaatctctgacatatgaaatgcctttcGAATTCATTGGTGTTTATTCCGTGAAGAACTGCATTGCAAAatatagttgacataaattagtttttagatatatatatgttcaagaattataaaaatgatttaacatatcatgttattacctttttccaaccagttttaacacctagtcttataatggtaatcatccattgcataatgtaatagccacactcatagcttcctggttgtttattacactataattcaataaaaagtaatatgttagtatattgataaacaatgataatagagaaagaaaaaaattacaaacctttattcttatgtagttcaaattatttgaactggatcgaccttttaggatgttatatccatgtcatgaactggttaatacaaaaaacctcgttagtagatggttaattagtaacatatacaaagttaagtttataatgtacttatgtatcaatgatatccttaaattttgtgggaatcttcttgtgtagggaacagaaccacacaacagtcttatcaaccattgataagacaagtaactgccaatgatgcctatatcatccatgaaaagagttagtaaatatttaaaacatgaaatagtaataattgatgacgtataattaaacttactcatcaatataagggcataaataaatttgttttccctctttttccagggtgttagtgatgtatgcatGAGTCTCAGATGAccttggtccaacgggattagtatatgcaggatctaagaatccatacatattttccttcccctcagtgatacagaccctatgcaaaaacctacaagtttttagttaaagcataatcaataataatttaacataaagtaaattgaataataggtaaagatacttatatcataaaaaattgaattatagtta harbors:
- the LOC137820567 gene encoding histone deacetylase 6-like isoform X2, which codes for MARGERAETESGASLPSVGTDAKKRRVTYFYEPCIGDYYYGQGHPMKPHRIRMAHNLIVHYGLHRRMQVNRPFPAAEADIGRFHSDDYVEFLSSVSPQILSENSHSHYRQLKRFNVGEDCPVFDGLFDFCRASAGGSIGAAVRLNRADADIAINWAGGLHHAKKAEASGFCYVNDIVLGILELLKVHRRVLYIDIDVHHGDGVEEAFYTTDRVMTVSFHKFGDFFPGTGHMKDTGVGAGKNYSLNVPLNDGLDDETFRGLFRPIIQKVMDVYQPDAVVLQCGADSLSGDRLGCFNLTVKGHADCLRFLRSFNVPLMVLGGGGYTVRNVARCWCYETAVAVGVEPNPKLPYNEYYEYFGPDYTLHLEPSNMENLNSPRDLEKIRNALLEQLSRLPHAPSVPFQTTPSIIQAPEEEEEHMDIRSKRPIWSGEDFDSDNDDDMASSKNSVLTAQTSSRCGADVMDED
- the LOC137820567 gene encoding histone deacetylase 6-like isoform X3; its protein translation is MARGERAETESGASLPSVGTDAKKRRVTYFYEPCIGDYYYGQGHPMKPHRIRMAHNLIVHYGLHRRMQVNRPFPAAEADIGRFHSDDYVEFLSSVSPQILSENSHSHYRQLKRFNVGEDCPVFDGLFDFCRASAGGSIGAAVRLNRADADIAINWAGGLHHAKKAEASGFCYVNDIVLGILELLKVHRRVLYIDIDVHHGDGVEEAFYTTDRVMTVSFHKFGDFFPGTGHMKDTGVGAGKNYSLNVPLNDGLDDETFRGLFRPIIQKVMDVYQPDAVVLQCGADSLSGDRLGCFNLTVKGHADCLRFLRSFNVPLMVLGGGGYTVRNVARCWCYETAVAVGVEPNPKLPYNEYYEYFGPDYTLHLEPSNMENLNSPRDLEKIRNALLEQLSRLPHAPSVPFQTTPSIIQAPEEEEEHMDIRSKRPIWSGEDFDSDNDDDMASSKNSVLTAQTSRCGADVMDED
- the LOC137820567 gene encoding histone deacetylase 6-like isoform X1 yields the protein MARGERAETESGASLPSVGTDAKKRRVTYFYEPCIGDYYYGQGHPMKPHRIRMAHNLIVHYGLHRRMQVNRPFPAAEADIGRFHSDDYVEFLSSVSPQILSENSHSHYRQLKRFNVGEDCPVFDGLFDFCRASAGGSIGAAVRLNRADADIAINWAGGLHHAKKAEASGFCYVNDIVLGILELLKVHRRVLYIDIDVHHGDGVEEAFYTTDRVMTVSFHKFGDFFPGTGHMKDTGVGAGKNYSLNVPLNDGLDDETFRGLFRPIIQKVMDVYQPDAVVLQCGADSLSGDRLGCFNLTVKGHADCLRFLRSFNVPLMVLGGGGYTVRNVARCWCYETAVAVGVEPNPKLPYNEYYEYFGPDYTLHLEPSNMENLNSPRDLEKIRNALLEQLSRLPHAPSVPFQTTPSIIQAPEEEEEHMDIRSKRPIWSGEDFDSDNDDDMASSKNSVLTAQTSICSSRCGADVMDED